Proteins found in one Quercus robur chromosome 2, dhQueRobu3.1, whole genome shotgun sequence genomic segment:
- the LOC126715505 gene encoding uncharacterized protein LOC126715505, with protein sequence MAVSTRKASSGPVIRSPTPAGRFSGGYSRSPSSSSSAFAYSSSSFSSRSTTFFNNHHRSASPPRVNMYGASPTSSPSVRFSIDHHRSISPNRSISVSPRGGASGAVGNPHHHQQIVKRTTPQKRTCMCSPTTHPGSFRCSLHKGFGSQSHSQSAPPNRLNARRSAMTNSLVRIGGVEGDLVKRALAALIRPSSHQQRRRADFRPRPSRLSAMTKAADE encoded by the coding sequence ATGGCGGTGTCTACTAGAAAAGCCTCGAGCGGACCAGTTATCCGGTCACCAACACCGGCCGGAAGATTTTCCGGCGGGTACTCTCGCTCACCGTCTTCCTCTTCCTCAGCCTTCGCTTATTCCAGTTCAAGTTTCTCTTCCAGATCGACGACCTTCTTCAACAACCACCACCGCTCCGCCTCGCCGCCACGCGTCAACATGTACGGAGCCTCCCCTACGTCGTCTCCTTCGGTGCGATTCTCCATCGACCACCACCGCTCGATCTCTCCCAACAGATCCATCTCCGTCTCCCCACGCGGCGGCGCGTCCGGCGCTGTCGGcaacccccaccaccaccagcagATCGTGAAGCGCACCACCCCTCAGAAACGAACCTGTATGTGCTCTCCCACCACTCACCCTGGCTCCTTCCGCTGCAGCTTACACAAGGGCTTCGGTTCCCAGTCGCACTCACAGTCGGCTCCGCCGAACAGACTCAACGCTCGTAGATCGGCGATGACGAACTCCCTCGTCCGAATCGGCGGCGTTGAAGGCGATCTAGTGAAGCGAGCCCTTGCGGCCTTGATTCGACCCTCCTCCCACCAACAGCGGCGGCGCGCCGACTTTCGGCCGCGGCCGAGCCGGCTCTCGGCGATGACGAAAGCAGCCGATGAGTGA